The Engystomops pustulosus chromosome 4, aEngPut4.maternal, whole genome shotgun sequence genome contains a region encoding:
- the SAP30L gene encoding histone deacetylase complex subunit SAP30L: MNGFSTEEDSRDGPPAPAAPFFGQTCCLIDGGERCARPAGNASFSKRVQKSISQKKLKLDIDKSVRHLYICDFHKNFIQSVRNKRKRKTSDDGGDSPEHDTDVPEVDLFQLQVNTLRRYKRHYKLQTRPGLNKEQLAETVSRHFRNIPVNEKETLAYFIYMVKSNRSRLDQKSESSKQLEA; encoded by the exons ATGAACGGCTTCAGCACGGAGGAGGACAGCAGGGACGGGCCGCCCGCACCCGCCGCACCCTTTTTCGGACAGACGTGTTGTCTCATAGACGGGGGGGAGCGGTGCGCACGGCCGGCGGGGAACGCGTCATTCAGCAAGAGAGTCCAGAAGAGCATCTCCCAGAAGAAGCTCAAGCTGGACATAGACAAGAGC GTCCGACATCTTTACATTTGCGACTTCCACAAGAATTTCATTCAAAGTGTCCGGAACAAGAGGAAGAGAAAAACCAGCGATGACGGAGGCGACTCTCCAGAACACGACACAGATGTGCCCGAG GTGGACCTCTTCCAGCTCCAGGTGAACACTCTGCGCAGATACAAGAGACATTACAAGCTGCAGACTCGGCCCGGACTGAACAAGGAACAACTCGCAGAG ACAGTGAGCCGGCACTTCCGGAACATTCCTGTGAACGAGAAGGAGACCCTGGCCTACTTCATCTACATGGTGAAAAGCAACCGCAGCCGCCTGGACCAGAAATCCGAAAGCAGCAAGCAGCTGGAGGCATAG